AGACTACGAAATGATTGTGATGACTTCATCAATCTCACGATCTTCCGGCTCAGTTTTCCAAAAGTGTTCATATAGGTAGGATGCGCTCATGCGTTCATATAGGAATAAGTTTGCCTGAGTAATGTGCGTCCGCAGTGTGtttctaaaaagaaaatccaaCATTAAGTAGAGTTTACAAGCTTCGCATCAATCGTGCATGGTTGAGACCTTGGAAATGTCCATGTCTTTGAGGAATTGGGCAAACGCCAAGTTGGACGAGCCCCCTTCCTGGAGCGCCTCAGCCGCCGCATCCTTCGCTGCCGCTACCCGCACCCTGAGTGCCATGCCTCCCTCGGACGCCATAACCCATCTGaccttctcctccacctcctcgGCCTTAACCACCTCTTCACTGTAGCCTCTCATCTCCACCCCGAGCTTCATTCCCTCCACTATGTGCACCTTGTTCACCTTCTGCTCCGCGTACAGCGGCCAGCACAGCAGCGGCAACCCTGCCGTGATGCCCTCCAGCGTCGAGTTCCAGCCGCAGTGCGTCATGAATGCGCCGGTCGCCCTGTGGCGCAGGACCTCCACCTGCGGCGCCCAAGACTTCACCACGAGCCCTCTGTCCTTGGTCCTCTCCAAGAACCCTTCCGGCATGAGCGCGTCGAGGTCAGGCTCCGGGAGCGGATCGCCGTGCTTCTGGTCGGGACTGCGCGGGCTCCTTACAACCCACAGGAACCTCTCCCCTGACTTCTCCAAACCAACTGCAATTTCCTCGAGCTGCTTACTGGAGAATGTGCCCAGGCTGCCGAAGGAGAGGAACACCACGCTCTGGTCCGGCTGCGCGTCCAGCCAGCGGAGGCACTCGTGCTCCTTGTCTCCGCCTCCCGAGACCAACGGTCCAATGCAGTATACCGGCGGCGTCGCACGACCAGGGACGCAAAGTCTGTCGTTGAGAGCGCTCAGTGCGGGCTCTTCCAACGAATCGAAGGAATTGATAAGAATTCCTTTCGCCTCTGCCATTCGCTCAAACATGCGTAAGACGTACACGAGCGCTTCATCGTCGCCGATAACTTCGGAGGGCAGCTCCGAAGCCTTGAAAGGAGGAACACCCGGGAAGGTAATGATGGAGTCGCCGAGCTCTTTTACCTTGGCCGTATTGCTGGCGAACTTGCTCGGCAGGTTGAGAAAGATGGCGAGGTCGGCGGCAGCGGAGGCGAACGAGTAGTAGACCGGCAGCTTGAGCTCGGCCGCGACGTCCTGGGCGTCGACGCAGAACATGTCGAGGACGAGCGCGTGGACGGCGGGCAGCGAGCGGAGGAAGTCGCGGAGGGGCGCATTCATGGCGGCGAGCAATTGGATAACCTTGACGACGTGGTGCCTGGGCGCGC
The Triticum dicoccoides isolate Atlit2015 ecotype Zavitan chromosome 3A, WEW_v2.0, whole genome shotgun sequence genome window above contains:
- the LOC119268922 gene encoding anthocyanidin 5,3-O-glucosyltransferase-like isoform X2, producing the protein MKKTVVLYPGLGVGHLVPMVEVAKLFLKHGLAVTVALVEPQAESTDFSAAVARARASNPSVAFHVLPSPPADSNPDGAPRHHVVKVIQLLAAMNAPLRDFLRSLPAVHALVLDMFCVDAQDVAAELKLPVYYSFASAAADLAIFLNLPSKFASNTAKVKELGDSIITFPGVPPFKASELPSEVIGDDEALVYVLRMFERMAEAKGILINSFDSLEEPALSALNDRLCVPGRATPPVYCIGPLVSGGGDKEHECLRWLDAQPDQSVVFLSFGSLGTFSSKQLEEIAVGLEKSGERFLWVVRSPRSPDQKHGDPLPEPDLDALMPEGFLERTKDRGLVVKSWAPQVEVLRHRATGAFMTHCGWNSTLEGITAGLPLLCWPLYAEQKVNKVHIVEGMKLGVEMRGYSEEVVKAEEVEEKVRWVMASEGGMALRVRVAAAKDAAAEALQEGGSSNLAFAQFLKDMDISKILGTQDLGEHFHRYMPQQAFQQVQHFSDMKKKCFS
- the LOC119268922 gene encoding anthocyanidin 5,3-O-glucosyltransferase-like isoform X1, which translates into the protein MKKTVVLYPGLGVGHLVPMVEVAKLFLKHGLAVTVALVEPQAESTDFSAAVARARASNPSVAFHVLPSPPADSNPDGAPRHHVVKVIQLLAAMNAPLRDFLRSLPAVHALVLDMFCVDAQDVAAELKLPVYYSFASAAADLAIFLNLPSKFASNTAKVKELGDSIITFPGVPPFKASELPSEVIGDDEALVYVLRMFERMAEAKGILINSFDSLEEPALSALNDRLCVPGRATPPVYCIGPLVSGGGDKEHECLRWLDAQPDQSVVFLSFGSLGTFSSKQLEEIAVGLEKSGERFLWVVRSPRSPDQKHGDPLPEPDLDALMPEGFLERTKDRGLVVKSWAPQVEVLRHRATGAFMTHCGWNSTLEGITAGLPLLCWPLYAEQKVNKVHIVEGMKLGVEMRGYSEEVVKAEEVEEKVRWVMASEGGMALRVRVAAAKDAAAEALQEGGSSNLAFAQFLKDMDISKQILGTQDLGEHFHRYMPQQAFQQVQHFSDMKKKCFS